CGACACTGGGCGCTGAGGCCGGAGGAGGCGAGATCACAAAGTACGTCGCGATCGCCGCGCTGGTCGCGTCGTTGCTTGAGCCTCGGTCTCGCCCTGCGGCCGAGGCCCGCCGCGTAAGATCCGCTAGCGGGCTTTTCTCAGCTCCACGCTGCCGTTAACAGTGCTCATTTTGATTCGCCGTCCGCCGCGGCCAATCGTGCCTTCGGCGTGGCGGGGACCGAATTTGCCGGTGATGGTGACCGGGAAATCGCTCGAGATACCGCCGTGCATCGTATCGAGCGTCACGTTGGCATCGAGCGACGACGGCGTCTCGACTGTGATCCCTCCATTGACCGTGCTGAACTTCATGTCGCCTTCGCGCGACAGAGCTCCCATCCGCGCGGTGATGCTTCCGTTGACAGTCGACGCGCTCACCGGCCCGGAGCTGGTGGTCACCCGGACGCTTCCGTTGACTGTATTCGCGGTGACCTGGCCGGAGGCATCGCTCACTTCGAGACCACCGTTGACAGTGCTGGCACGAACCTCGGAGCCGACGCCCCGAACCGTCATCGCACCGTTCACTGTGCCCGCCCCAACCCGCACGCCCCGCGGAACCTGCACGGTGAATTTCACGGAGACATTCCGGTTGCGACGCCGGTCGTGGTCGCCCGATGAATGCAGTCCGTCCTCGTCACACCGGTCATTCTCGAAGTTCAGCGCGCAAATCCGGATGTCGCCTCCGCTCTGAACGACAGCGAAGCTCACATCGCGAATGTCGCCGTTGCGGCCCGGGTTCTTTTCCGCCCGCACGTGGACCTGATTGTCCGAGCTCGGGGTGATGGTCACGGCCCCGTTCACGTTCGAGAGCCTGAACCAGCGGCCGGAGTCGACTCTTCCCTGCCACGTCCAGACCTCGACATCACGGCCAAGACCTGTTTGCGCCGCAGAGGTGTCTGGCACGGCCATGATGGCCGCCGCGAGCATTCCCACAAGGGCAAGTCTCATTGTGTCATTTCCTGGTATCGCGGCCGTCGCCACGCTGAATTTTTATTTGTCCGCTGAACGTCTCCGCGACGATGCGGGACCGGCCGTCGCCGATCTTGAATTCGATGTTGCGGGTGGAGCGCCTCGTACTCGTCGGCTGAAGCGTCACCGGAAAATCGCTGTCGATCCCGCCGCTGAATGTCTCGATCATCACCTGCGCTCCGACATCCGCGGGAAGCGAGAGCCAGAGCGAGCCTGAGTGTGACTTGAATTCATACGTACCTGCAGGGTCGAAAGTGCCAGTGTAGGCTATCCGGCCGCTCACCGTCCCGGCGCGAACGTATTTCGAGCGCGCGCCGGTAATGGAGATGCGGCCGCTCACCGATTCGCTCTCGACGTCGCCGGTGACGTCGAGCACTTCCACGCGCCCGCTCACCGAGCTCGCGCGCACGTCGCCGGCAACCTGCGAGACAGACACGTTACCCGACACGCTGGCGGCCTTCACCTTTCGCGCAGCGTCGGTGACGATCACGCCGGCGCTGACGGAGTTCACGTCGACTTCACCCTTGGTCCCGCGCACCGAAATCGGCCCCGAGATCGAGTTGGCGAGAACGCGCGTGCCGGCGGGAACGGTTACCTCGAAGCGGGCGTCACCAGCCCCGTGCGCGCAGTTGGCTCCATAGTCGTCCCTGCAGCGCCGCCCTCCCGGATCAACCGAGAGCCTGAGGCGCCCGCCCGTCGCGTCGAAGCGAATCTCGCCTCTCGTGCTCGTGGCACGAACGCGGGCCTGCGAGCCGCTGCCGCCAACGACCTCGATACGCCCGGACATGAGCGACAAGTCTACCGTCGCCTGACGGTCGAGCGTGACGGTCGTGTCCAGTGACTCTCTATGGTCCCTCTGTGCCTGTGCCGTCGCAGTAACACACGCGACAAGCGCCAGGCTCGAGAGCACCACTTTAACAATCATTT
This window of the Gemmatimonadaceae bacterium genome carries:
- a CDS encoding DUF4097 family beta strand repeat-containing protein, with translation MRLALVGMLAAAIMAVPDTSAAQTGLGRDVEVWTWQGRVDSGRWFRLSNVNGAVTITPSSDNQVHVRAEKNPGRNGDIRDVSFAVVQSGGDIRICALNFENDRCDEDGLHSSGDHDRRRNRNVSVKFTVQVPRGVRVGAGTVNGAMTVRGVGSEVRASTVNGGLEVSDASGQVTANTVNGSVRVTTSSGPVSASTVNGSITARMGALSREGDMKFSTVNGGITVETPSSLDANVTLDTMHGGISSDFPVTITGKFGPRHAEGTIGRGGRRIKMSTVNGSVELRKAR
- a CDS encoding DUF4097 family beta strand repeat-containing protein; the protein is MIVKVVLSSLALVACVTATAQAQRDHRESLDTTVTLDRQATVDLSLMSGRIEVVGGSGSQARVRATSTRGEIRFDATGGRLRLSVDPGGRRCRDDYGANCAHGAGDARFEVTVPAGTRVLANSISGPISVRGTKGEVDVNSVSAGVIVTDAARKVKAASVSGNVSVSQVAGDVRASSVSGRVEVLDVTGDVESESVSGRISITGARSKYVRAGTVSGRIAYTGTFDPAGTYEFKSHSGSLWLSLPADVGAQVMIETFSGGIDSDFPVTLQPTSTRRSTRNIEFKIGDGRSRIVAETFSGQIKIQRGDGRDTRK